One region of Arvicola amphibius chromosome 3, mArvAmp1.2, whole genome shotgun sequence genomic DNA includes:
- the Msantd4 gene encoding myb/SANT-like DNA-binding domain-containing protein 4, whose protein sequence is MKQLKRKRKSNFSVQETQTLLKEITKRKEVIFSKQLNTTINVMKRMAWEEIAQCVNAVGEGEQRTGTEVKRRYLDWRALMKRKRMKANMKLVGSGFPLPTSDLDDSLTEEIDEKIAFRNDANFDWQNVADFRDAGGSLTEVKVEEEERDPQSPEFEIEEEEEMLSSVIPDSRRESELPDFPHIDEFFTLNSTPSRPAYDEPHLLMNIEKQKLELEKRRLDIEAERLQVEKERLQIEKERLRHLDLEHERLQLEKERLQIEREKWRLQLVSTEKPTLENDLGQGEKSIQQPQDIEAEKLKLERERLQLEKDRLQFLKFESEKLQIEKERLQVEKERLRIQKEGHLP, encoded by the exons atgaagcagttgaaaaggaaaaggaaaagcaattttAGTGTTCAGGAAACTCAGACCCTTTTGAAAGAAATTACCAAAAGGAAGGAAGTCATTTTCTCCAAGCAACTCAACACAACAATAAATGTGATGAAGCGAATGGCCTGGGAGGAGATTGCACAGTGCGTAAATGCTGTAGGAGAAGGCGAACAGAGGACCGGAACTGAGGTGAAGAGACGGTACCTTGACTGGCGTGCACTCatgaaaaggaagagaatgaaggCCAACATGAAGCTGGTTGGTTCTGGGTTTCCTCTTCCCACGTCTGATTTAGATGACTCTCTCACTGAAGAGATAGATGAAAAAATTGCATTCCGAAATGATGCAAATTTTGACTGGCAGAATGTGGCGGATTTCCGAGATGCAGGTGGATCCCTAACAGAGGTcaaagtggaagaggaagaaagggacccGCAAAGCCCAGAG tttgagattgaggaagaggaagaaatgttgTCATCTGTCATACCAGATTCCAGGAGGGAAAGTGAgctccctgacttccctcacaTTGATGAGTTTTTCACCCTCAATTCCACACCGTCCAGACCCGCATATGATGAGCCTCATCTGCTCATGAATATAGAGAAACAGAAGCTGGAGCTGGAAAAACGCCGACTGGATATTGAGGCAGAAAGGCTGCAGGTGGAAAAGGAGCGACTCCAAATAGAGAAGGAGCGCCTGCGCCACCTGGACCTGGAGCACGAGCGCCTGCAGCTGGAGAAGGAGAGGCTGCAGAtcgagagagagaagtggaggcTGCAGTTGGTTAGCACTGAGAAACCCACCCTAGAGAATGATCTCGGCCAGGGGGAGAAGTCCATACAACAGCCACAGGACATAGAAGCGGAGAAGTTGAAACTCGAGCGAGAGCGCCTGCAACTGGAGAAAGATCGGCTGCAGTTTTTGAAGTTTGAGTCTGAGAAGCTGCAGATCGAAAAGGAGCGCTTGCAGGTGGAGAAGGAGAGACTGCGAATTCAGAAAGAAGGACATTTGCCTTGA